The proteins below come from a single Drosophila miranda strain MSH22 chromosome Y unlocalized genomic scaffold, D.miranda_PacBio2.1 Contig_Y1_pilon, whole genome shotgun sequence genomic window:
- the LOC117190600 gene encoding probable cytochrome P450 12a4, mitochondrial has translation MLKVRSGLSIIQAQKAALSVSSPLRWQTTAAVAEPRNDAEWLQARPFDQIPSTTFLSTVRNFMPGGKYSKLDIVKLFKALQDDYGNILYLPGMMGGTSYLMTHNPKDFEVVFRNEGVWPHRPGNDTLRYHRKTHRKDFLQGVEAALRTQGKTWSDFRSAVNPVLMQPKNVRLYYKNMSQVNQEFVQRCV, from the exons ATGTTGAAAGTGCGCAGCGGTCTATCTATAATTCAGGCGCAAAAAGCAGCCCTCTCTGTCAGCAGTCCGCTG CGTTGGCAGACCACAGCAGCTGTAGCAGAGCCCAGAAATGATGCAGAGTGGCTACAAGCTCGTCCCTTTGATCAGATTCCTAGTACAACTTTTCTGTCTACTGTTCGGAATTTTATGCCTGGAGGAAAATATAGCAAGCTGGACATTGTGAAATTGTTCAAAGCTTTGCAAGACGACTATGGAAACATATTATATTTACCAGGTATGATGGGAGGTACGTCATACCTCATGACTCACAATCCCAAGGACTTCGAGGTCGTGTTCCGGAACGAAGGAGTGTGGCCGCATCGGCCTGGCAACGATACTCTTCGCTATCATCGGAAGACTCATAGAAAGGATTTCTTACAGGGAGTGGAGGCAGCTTTACGCACACAAGGAAAAACCTGGAGTGACTTTCGATCGGCTGTAAATCCTGTCCTAATGCAGCCGAAGAACGTGCGGCTTTACTATAAGAATATGTCCCAAGTGAACCAGGAGTTTGTGCAACGGTGCGTATGA
- the LOC117190120 gene encoding protein regulator of cytokinesis 1-like codes for MRRVRECTENTQRTYDILHSELQRCQALRSQNLKTFIEQLRVEISKWWDLTLKSQQERKRISNYYNTDYNEDLLELHELELDDLKSFYTCNKEIFDLYESRAELWSRMQALEVKANEPNRFNNRGGQFLKEEKERKAITSKLPKIEQQITELVHAYEVQSLGPFLVYGENILELMAGEWENYRQGKQSAARKKAPPTTRTGSSSKLMMPPPTAGSTAPRTPRTLKNMSSMSTSTMSLRKPPTIQLITPNMTKSTGNLHKRLNPSAAASSSGYRTPNAKRSLMSSLNSIRPSPSTSQRLANSQLKASKSPLKRVRVLDNTLRRSGGLGRRSIGTRSNKKPRTKSAVPDTRSPSDSEYMTDETTENDREAGISYEELVPTSRSSVLPVGGAQHQRNRVAVPRIRHAM; via the coding sequence atgcgacgagtgcgcgagtgcaccgagaatacgcagcgcacctatgatatcctccattcggagctgcagcgctgccaggcactgcgcagccagaacctcaagacgttcatcgagcagctgcgcgttgagataagcaagtggtgggatctaacgctcaagagccagcaggagcgcaaACGTATCTCCAACTACTACAATACGGATTACAACGAAGAcctgttggagctgcacgagctggagctggatgatctgaagagcttctacacgtgcaacaaggagattttcgatcTGTACGAGAGCCGTGCAGAACTTTGGTCCCGCATGCAGGCTCTAGAGGTAAAGGCAAACGAGCCGAATCGTTTCAACAATCGTGGCGGCCAGTTCcttaaagaggaaaaggaacgcaaggccatcacctcgaagctgcccaagattgagcagcagatcacTGAACTGGTGCACGCCTATGAGGTGCAATCGCTTGGCCCGTTTCTGGTTTATGGCGAGAATAtactggagctgatggctggcgaatGGGAGAACTATCGGCAGGGCAAGCAAAGCGCCGCCCGCAAGAAGGCCCCGCCCACCACGaggacgggcagcagcagcaaattgatgatgccaccgccgactgccGGTTCAACGGCCCCTCGCACGCCCCGTACTTTGAAGAacatgtcctcaatgtcgacctcgacaatgtcgttgcgcaagcccccaacaatccagctgatcactcccaatatgaccaagagcactgggaatctgcacaagcgactgaatccatcagcagccgccagctctTCGGGGTATCGGACTCCCAACGCCAAGCGCAGCCTCATGAGCTCTCTGAATTCGATACGCCCGTCGCCGTCTACCTCACAGcggctggccaacagccagctgaaggcgtccaagtcgccactaaagcgggtccgcgtcctggacaacacattgcgtcgcagcgggggattgggcagacgcagcattggcacacgctcgaacaagaagccacgcacaaaatcagcggtgccggatacaagatcgcccagcgattccgagtatatgaCCGATGAGACCACTGAAAATGACCGCGAAGCCGGGATCTCCTATGAAGAATTGGTGCCCACGAGTCGCTCCTCAGTGCTGCCCGTCGGCGGGGCTCAGCATCAGCGCAATCGCGTGGCTGTGCCACGAATTCGCCATGCCATGTAA